The genomic stretch CGACATCCACGTTCACGATACCTATTTTGTGGTAGGCCATTTCCACTACGTGGTCTACGGCGGCACCGTCTTCGTCATCTTCGGCTCGATCTACCACTGGTTCCCTAAATTCACCGGCCGGATGTTGAATGAGGATCTCGGCAGGTTCCACTTCCTCATCACCTTCATCGGCTTCAACCTCTGCTTCGCCCCCCAGCACTGGCTTGGTCTCAATGGCATGCCCCGCCGGGTGGCCGAGTATGACCCCCAGTTCACTCTGGTGAATCAGATCAGCAGCGTCGGTGCCCTGCTGATGGCGCTCAGCACCCTGCCCTTCCTGATCAACGTGTTCTGGAGTGCCTTTTCGGGGCGTGTCGCCGGAGACAACCCCTGGAACGCCCTCACGCCGGAGTGGCTTACCACCTCTCCGCCGCCGGTGGAGAACTGGGCCGGTGAAGCTCCCCTGGTGACCCACCCCTATGGCTACGGAGTTCCTCCTGGCCGGATCGATCTCGGGGCGGCCACCGGCCGCGAGATCTGGTCCAGCGGTCAATGACCGGGGACAGCTCCGGCCGTCGCGATGACTGCCGGGCCAGCCCCATTCCCAGCCGTCCCTGATTTCCTCCTTCATCGCCAGGAGCCGCCATGACAGCTTTCTCCCCCAGCTCGGATCAATCCCCCTCCGACACCCTCGCCCCGCCTCTGTCCGAGGGATCGGCGCTCGTGCCCCACGCTGCGGCCGAGGAGGGCCATCCCGATCACCGCATGTTCGGCCTGGCCACCTTCCTGGTGGCCGACGGCATGACCTTTGCCGGCTTCTTCGCCGCCTACCTGACCTTCAGGGCCGTGAATCCCCTTCCGGCAGGTGCGGTCTACGAGCTGGAGCTGATCCTGCCCACGATCAACACCGTGCTGCTGGTGCTGAGCAGCTTCACCTTTCATCGCGCCGCCAGGGAGCTGCGCCAGGATCAGCTCGGGGCCTGCCGCCTCTGGCTGCTGATCACCGCCGGCCTGGGCCTGGCCTTCCTGGGTGGCCAGATGGTGGAGTACTTCTCCCTGCCCTTCGGGCTCACCGACAATCTCTACGCCAGCACCTTCTATGCGCTGACGGGATTCCACGGGCTGCACGTGACGCTGGGGGCTCTGATGATCCTGATCGTCTGGTGGCAGGCCCGCACCCCTGGGCGATTCACCGCCGATCATCACTTCGGGGTCGAAGCCGCCGAGCTCTACTGGCACTTCGTCGATGGAATCTGGTTGATTCTCTACGGGATTCTCTACCTGCTCTGAA from Synechococcus sp. CBW1107 encodes the following:
- a CDS encoding cytochrome c oxidase subunit 3, whose protein sequence is MFGLATFLVADGMTFAGFFAAYLTFRAVNPLPAGAVYELELILPTINTVLLVLSSFTFHRAARELRQDQLGACRLWLLITAGLGLAFLGGQMVEYFSLPFGLTDNLYASTFYALTGFHGLHVTLGALMILIVWWQARTPGRFTADHHFGVEAAELYWHFVDGIWLILYGILYLL